DNA from Mesorhizobium loti R88b:
AGTGTTGGTCAGGCGTCGGGCAATCTGCATCAGCACCTGGTCGCCAACGTCATATCCGTAGCCTTCGTTGATGTCATGGAACCGGGCCATGTCGATCTTCGCGATCAGGATCGGCCGTCCGCTTTTGCCTAGCAGGATGTCGACGTCCTCGACGAAGGCATATCTGTTGAGCACACCGGTCAGCATGTCGGCGCGGGTGCTCTTGGCGATTTGGGCTGCGGCGGACCTGCTCGCCGTCACGTCCCGGACCAGTCCGATATAGTGCGTCGGCTCGCCACCAGCGATGCTTATGGCCGAGAGACGGAGTTCGTTCCAGAACCAGCTACCGTCCTTGCGGTAGTTCTTCAGGGTGACGGCAACATCCGCACGTCGGGCGATGGCGTCGCGAATGGACTGGATTTCGGGTTGAAGGCGATCACTGCCCTGCAGGAAACGGCAGTTTCTCCCGATCAGTTCGTCACTGGAATAGCCGGTGATGTTCTGGAAAGCGCTGTTGACGTAGACGAGCGCCATACCCTTTTCGCGCAGATCGCTGATGGCCAAGCCATCCCTCGATAGATCGGGCAGCCGGGCCGCGATCGCTTCCGGCACGCCTGAGAGGCGCGGGTTGGCGGCCGCAGTGGTGCGGATCAGATTACCGAACCCGGCCTTGAAAATCTCTGTCATGTTGGGGCCACGGCTGATAGTCTCTGGACATGCACGCCCCCATAAATGGCCAGCTGTCGCGCATATTCTACTGGCACGATCAACAGGTTCCGTAACGGAATGGTCGACGTAGCGTGGGCCGCCGTCGGCTGCGACTGACTTAGTGGCTCAGTGAAGTACTCGTGCACCCGGAAAGCGTCGTCGACATGAACGATGAGCCTGCCCACGCGCCCCGCAAGTCCGGCATCCGCGTCATGGGCGAAATATCCTGGGGCACACATATCTGCGTCTTCTACGAAGCGGAACAGGACCTGCTTGCCACAAACGCTTCCTATTTCGCGGCCGGCCTGGACGACAACGAATTCTGCATCTGGGCGGTCTCCGATCCGATCGACGCAGAAGCGGCGAAGGATGCATTGCGGCAATCCATCCCCGACATCGATGCACGCCTGTTGGCCGGCCAGATGGAGATGATCGCTGCCACGGATTGGTACCTTCCGGGCGGCGAGTTCGACATGCAGCACATTACTGGCGGCTGGAATGAGAAGCTGCGCGCGGCATTGGAACGGGGCTATGCCGGGATCAGAATCAGCGGTAACGCCTTCTGGATCGGGACCAGCCACTGGAAGGAGTTTTGCCAATATGAGCATGAACTCGACCGCTCACTGGCGGGTCAGAAGATGCTCGTGTTGTGCACGTATTCCCTGTCGAAAAGCAGGGCGGTGGATTTGCTCGATGTCGCGCGTGCCCATCAATTCACCATCACCCGGCGAAAGGGGGAATGGGAATTTCTAGAGACCCCGGAACTCCAGGCCGCCAAGCAGGAAATCAGGAAGCTGAATGGCGCACTGGATATCCTAGCGGACACCGGCCATGCCGCATTCACGGCCCGCGAGCGTGTCGTGCTCGCCCAGATCGTCAGGGGTTATTCGAGCAAGGAGATTGCCCGCACCTTGAAAATTGCCCCGCGAACGGTCGAGTTTCATAGGGCCAATCTGCTCAAGAAAACCAACGCACGAAGCACGGTCCACCTCTTGCACATGGTTCTTGGCGAGTAGCGCAAGTCCGGGTTGCTCTTGCGAGGGGAAGCTGGACTTTGTCGTCAACTGCAACTGCAACTGCAACTGCAACTGCAAAGGTCCGACTGCGGCTGCCGACACGGGGCGCAGCTCCATGCACGCCAAAACCAATTGCGAAGCTCAGGCGATATGGCTTATAACTGATTGCATAATGCAATCGGATTGCGCTCCGATATGACGCGAAAGGAAAGGGAGTGGACATGGCCAGGCTTGTCTTCGGGATGAACCAGTCGCTGGACGGCTATGTCGACCATACGGGATTCGCGCCAGGCCCTGCGCTGTTTCGCCACTTCATCGAGGAGGCGGAGCGGCAGGCGGGCAGTGTGTACGGTCGGCAAATTTATGAGATCATGCGTTACTGGGATGATGATCATGCTGAATGGGGTGCGGATGAGAACGCCTTCGCGGCGGCGTGGCGCAAGCAGCCGAAATGGGTCGTCTCGCGCACGTTGAAATCGGTCGGCCCCAACGCGCGGCTTGTCCAGGGTGATCTGGAGAGCGCGATCCGTGCGATCAAGGCAGAGCGCGACGGGGAGGTTGAAGTTGCCGGCCCGAACCTGGCGCGAAGCCTCACAGACCTTGGCCTGATCGACGAGTACCGGATCTACCTGCACCCCGTCGTGCTTGGTGGCGGCAAGCCATATTTCGCCGGACCCCGGCCGCCGCTGCGCCTCGTGGCTCATGATCGGATGGACGGGGATGTGATCAGGTTGACCTACGTTCCTGTTTGATCCCGCGACTGACCGGCGGGGCCGGATGTCCGGGACATACGAAAACGCTACCGGTCGACCATCGCCCTGCCGCGCTCGTTATAGCCGGGCCGGCGATTTTTCCTGGCGCGAGCGCCGCGTCCCGCGCCGTCATTTGGGCGGCGTCGAGCTTCAGCGCGGCGTTGAGTTTCTCCTCCAGATATTTTCTGCGCTTCGTGCCGGGGATCGGCACGATGTTAACAACGAAATTGGTGCCCTTGCCGAGCTAGCCGAGCCGGGGCGACCTGGCCTGATTTGACGCCGTAACGGGCGCGCTGTCGAAGTACCAGCCGGTGGTACTGAAGCTCGTCGCTAAACGGCGGCGGCCGCGCCGAAGAAAGTGCCGGCAGCTGGGAGTTAGGGACGCAACGCGAACACTCGAACGCCAGTTACTCAAAAGGCGAGGGGCCCCGCCTACAGCGAGGCAAGTCTGTGGCGGACAATAAAATTGTCCAAAAAATCTGCAATTACTTGAAAGAAATTGACTTGTTGATTTCTGTGTGTCTAATATTCGACTATATCGTGGAAATATGCGGAAAATGCAGTCTGCTTTAACGGTTTTGCGCGTGCGCGAGTGGAGGGCTCGCACATGCAAGCAACGATTACCGTCTCGCGCGGCGTCGTCTTAAAATCGTTATAGAACGGCTTTATTGGGAGAGGTTTATATACTAAGATGGCTTGCCAGTCTTCTGCTTGATTATCTAAGTATGTAAAGAAGCCACCAGGGGGTAATGATGATCCGGTCATTCTTGGCGACAACTGCCTTTGCCTTGCTTGCCTCAACAATCCTAGCGCTGGCGGATTGCCCAAGCATTCCTGGCGCTGCCAATCAACCTGATGGTGCATGGCTGTTTCTCACCACGGCAGGGTGGCGCGACGTGGCTAAGCTCAAATCGGTCTTCGCTGACGGAGCGACGCGCAGAGTGTCGTTTGCCTACATTGCCAATGACCGGACGAGCGGACTTTCGCGACGCGGGGTTGTCGTGGTCAAGAGTGGATTGGATGGTAAATCGTCAGCGCAAAGTGGCCCAGACGACGTGACACTCGAAAGAGGGGCGTCTCCGAAGATCGACAAATGCGAAATCTATCCAACATTCGCTTCCCCCAAGGTCGTCGGGGGACGATCGTATGATGACTACCATGATGGCGGATACAAAACGAAATACGATGCGACGCTTAAATCATTTCACGTCAAATATGCCTCCCGCTCTGGCTGCCGCTGGTCGAACGATGCTTCCGCAGATGCCTACTTTGCAGGGCGATGGACGAGCAATCGTTCTCAGTTTTCTTTTGATCCAACGATAGTGGCCAACGGCCAGCCGAGCCAATTTCTGGCAACCATATTTGGCGTCAGTCGCGCGTACGCTGGCAAGCCGATGGCCAAGCGTCGCGTGGAGTTGAGGCCGTATCGCGCTGACGAAACTGGCTTGGCATGCGTCTTGTTCGAACTAACACTCGAGCCCGGCAGCTTTGTTCGGGTAAACGATCTTGAGCGGGGTCGGAAGGTGCGCGCAAGCGAGTTGTCATGGCAATGGCCAGACTGACAATAGAGTACATTAGGTTTGGATCATAGCGGCGGCATCGGGGTGGGGTAGATGAGAGCAGCGGCGCCCGGATCGCCAATTCCGTCATTGCACTTGGATGAAGACGATATGCTCCGGGAGGAAATGGCGTACCTCTGGGGTGCATCGAAGCCCAATCTAACAGGCATAGCTCTTTCCGGAGGCGGAATTAGGTCTGGTATAGTCGCCCTAGGCGTGCTGCAGGTCTTCGCCTCAAGCGGGCTTCTCAAGCGTTTCGACTACGTATCGACCGTTTCCGGTGGCGGATACATAGGATCCGCTCTTTCGTGGTTTTGGTCCAATAAACGTGCCAGTGAAGAACGGCAACTGTCACAAACGCCAGTCCCTGACTTTGGCGCGGACTCTCATAATTTTCCCTATCAAGACGCAGATGACGGATCGCAGCCATCATCTGCCGCCGCGAAGAACCTCGAATTCCTTCGCAGACATGGCTCCTACCTCACGTCCGGTGACGGCATTGGATTTGCTGGTCTCATCGTTGCAGTGATCCGCACCATTATTTTGAGTTTGATTGTCTGGCTCCCAGTGCTTGTATTCATGTTCGGGATGATTGAATTTTTCGACCACGAAATAACACCCCAACCTGTCGCCGAGTCTCTATCAAGCTGCAATATACTATGGATCATCAATTTCGACGATTGCAGCAGCCCGACGGCGCTGAAAGTATTGAGTCTCCAGCCTTTCTATGCAGCCTTGATTGCTCTCGCCGTACTTCTGATAATTTTGTTTCTTCTGGGTCTCATCCTACTAGCTTTCCTCAGTCGCGTGCAGACGGACTCAACCATTCGTGCACGTTCTTGGTTGCGAACGGTTTCTAGGATTGTGATCCGTTGCACTCTCGCAGCCGCAGTTCTCGTCTATGTCGTTGTAAAATGGCGAAGCATCGACCAAATTCAGCCAATGATGGCGGCGTTTCTTCTTTTGATTGCTTTTACTTGTGGTGGAGTGTTCGCATGGGCGATTGGCGAAATGCTTGGCCCGGCTAACAGCGCGTACCATTTGCGGCGTGCGTTCGAAAAATGGTCCAGTTTTTTTCTTCCATTCGTTGTTACAATGATGTTTCTCGGGTCGCTGCCGATATTGACAGCAGGTCTGTCTGGTCCCGGACTTAGTTTATACAATTCCCTCGGTGGACTGATTTCGCTCTTAAGCGGCGTAGTCACAGCTCTGTACGGCTACTACCTAAAAGCAAAGAGCCTGCTTCCTGGGCTAGCCGGGCAAGTCCTTGCCCCTCTCGGCTCCGTCGTTTTTATTGCCGGCCTGCTGCTTGT
Protein-coding regions in this window:
- a CDS encoding MEDS domain-containing protein encodes the protein MNDEPAHAPRKSGIRVMGEISWGTHICVFYEAEQDLLATNASYFAAGLDDNEFCIWAVSDPIDAEAAKDALRQSIPDIDARLLAGQMEMIAATDWYLPGGEFDMQHITGGWNEKLRAALERGYAGIRISGNAFWIGTSHWKEFCQYEHELDRSLAGQKMLVLCTYSLSKSRAVDLLDVARAHQFTITRRKGEWEFLETPELQAAKQEIRKLNGALDILADTGHAAFTARERVVLAQIVRGYSSKEIARTLKIAPRTVEFHRANLLKKTNARSTVHLLHMVLGE
- a CDS encoding dihydrofolate reductase family protein; translated protein: MARLVFGMNQSLDGYVDHTGFAPGPALFRHFIEEAERQAGSVYGRQIYEIMRYWDDDHAEWGADENAFAAAWRKQPKWVVSRTLKSVGPNARLVQGDLESAIRAIKAERDGEVEVAGPNLARSLTDLGLIDEYRIYLHPVVLGGGKPYFAGPRPPLRLVAHDRMDGDVIRLTYVPV